TGAAGGAGAGGAAAAGGGAATTGCTAAAGGAATGGTTGAAGGTATAGCTAAAGGTGAACTGTCTAAAAGTTTGGCAATAGCCCGTAATTTATTAGCAATGGGGATGTCTTGGTCTCAAATCATGCAAGCAACAGGATTGACAGAAGAACAGTTGAAGCAGCTTCAGTCGTAGCTAGTTTTGCCTAATATAAAAAGAGGTGCATCGCAAGAAGTCTTTCTCTTGCAATGCACCTCAATTTTTTTTAC
The Segatella copri DNA segment above includes these coding regions:
- a CDS encoding transposase, translating into MEVLERLPFTAQKKIFDHLAKLADVRCLSSEEQEKYDESIKAVDDYYSGLYGSYIEGEEKGIAKGMVEGIAKGELSKSLAIARNLLAMGMSWSQIMQATGLTEEQLKQLQS